Proteins encoded together in one Sphingomonas radiodurans window:
- a CDS encoding MFS transporter, translating into MIATASHAASSPAAHPASHRRVLLASFVGTTVEFYDFYIYATAASLVFGQIFFPVAEPGMQQMASFATLAVAFFARPVGAAFFGHFGDRIGRKSTLVASLLTMGVSTTLIAFLPTYADAGWWAPAILCLLRFGQGFGLGGEWGGAALLAVENAPPGWRARFGCAPQMGAPAGFIAANGLFLLLGLWLTPDQFRDWGWRIPFLVSALLVGLGLWIRLKLTETPEFAASLEEAPPPAVPLAELMRHHAAATLAGTIGAIACFALYYIATAFTLGYGTKTLGYPMQSMLLVQLGAILFMAAGIYASAWLADRRYDERRVLAGGCVGVVLVGFLLAPMLGSGSLTLVFAYLSLALLLMGFVYGPLGAWLPGLFPPRVRYTGASMAFNVAGVLGGGLTPLVAQALAGKFGLGAVGLYGSAAAALSLVALLAVRPQASAPALVR; encoded by the coding sequence ATGATCGCGACCGCCTCTCACGCCGCCTCAAGTCCCGCCGCGCACCCCGCTTCGCACCGTCGCGTGCTGCTGGCGAGCTTCGTCGGCACCACGGTCGAATTCTACGATTTCTATATTTATGCGACCGCTGCAAGCCTCGTGTTCGGCCAGATCTTCTTCCCTGTCGCTGAACCTGGGATGCAGCAGATGGCAAGCTTCGCAACGCTTGCCGTCGCCTTCTTCGCGCGGCCGGTGGGAGCGGCATTCTTCGGGCATTTCGGCGATCGAATCGGACGCAAATCGACGTTGGTCGCCAGCCTGCTGACGATGGGTGTGTCGACGACGCTGATCGCGTTCCTGCCGACCTATGCCGACGCGGGCTGGTGGGCGCCCGCGATCCTGTGCCTGCTGCGCTTCGGCCAGGGCTTCGGGCTCGGCGGAGAGTGGGGCGGGGCGGCGCTGCTGGCGGTGGAGAACGCGCCGCCGGGGTGGCGCGCGCGGTTCGGTTGCGCGCCACAGATGGGCGCGCCGGCGGGGTTCATTGCCGCGAACGGGCTGTTCCTGCTGCTTGGGCTTTGGCTGACGCCCGATCAGTTTCGTGACTGGGGCTGGCGCATCCCGTTCCTCGTCAGCGCGCTGCTGGTGGGCTTGGGCCTGTGGATCCGGCTGAAGCTCACCGAAACCCCCGAATTCGCCGCCTCACTCGAGGAAGCGCCACCCCCGGCGGTGCCGCTGGCGGAGCTGATGCGTCATCATGCGGCCGCGACTTTGGCCGGCACGATCGGCGCGATCGCCTGCTTCGCACTCTACTATATCGCGACCGCCTTCACGCTAGGCTACGGCACAAAGACGCTCGGTTATCCGATGCAGTCGATGCTGCTCGTCCAGCTCGGCGCTATCCTATTCATGGCCGCTGGCATTTATGCCTCGGCGTGGCTCGCCGATCGGCGGTATGACGAGCGGCGCGTGCTGGCAGGCGGATGCGTCGGGGTCGTGCTGGTCGGGTTCCTGCTCGCACCGATGCTCGGGTCGGGATCGCTCACGCTCGTGTTCGCCTATCTGTCGCTGGCGCTGCTGCTGATGGGCTTTGTGTACGGCCCGCTTGGCGCGTGGCTGCCGGGGCTGTTCCCGCCGCGCGTGCGCTACACGGGCGCATCGATGGCATTCAATGTCGCTGGTGTGCTCGGCGGCGGACTGACGCCACTGGTGGCGCAGGCGCTCGCGGGCAAGTTCGGGCTAGGCGCGGTCGGGCTTTATGGCAGCGCTGCGGCGGCGTTGAGCCTCGTCGCGCTGCTTGCTGTGCGGCCCCAGGCATCGGCGCCTGCGCTGGTACGGTAG
- a CDS encoding DUF6454 family protein, with the protein MIRKIARPRLTALLLGIASLSVAASPVPFAGAIEDADLRGVLPLEGELFHVQGLELDRERIWVTSVDRANRKGYLHEFDRTTGRIMRRLDLTDGVRYHPGGISMSDRSIWVPVAELKPNSSAMLVEIDADTLQIRRKISVADHLGCIAALGSQLVAGSWDSKLLYVFDVSDKVAVRVVPNPSRTRYQDMKFVDGHLVAGGSLTWWSGAVDWIEWPSMKIRRTSRTGAIGPIRPFGRGGPYTGEGMAMKGRDLYVVPEDGPSRLFHFRLNDQAHKPIDSFTLASVPPPSAGRPH; encoded by the coding sequence ATGATCCGAAAGATCGCGCGGCCACGGCTGACCGCCCTCCTACTGGGTATCGCGAGCCTGTCGGTTGCCGCTTCCCCAGTTCCATTCGCAGGCGCGATTGAGGACGCAGATCTTCGGGGGGTCCTGCCACTCGAGGGTGAACTGTTCCACGTCCAAGGGCTAGAACTCGATCGCGAGCGCATCTGGGTGACATCGGTCGATCGCGCTAATCGCAAGGGCTATCTGCATGAATTCGATCGTACCACCGGCAGGATCATGCGCCGCTTGGACCTTACCGACGGCGTGCGCTATCATCCGGGTGGCATCTCCATGTCCGATCGCTCGATCTGGGTTCCGGTCGCAGAGCTCAAACCGAACAGTTCTGCGATGCTCGTCGAGATCGATGCGGACACGCTCCAGATCCGCCGGAAGATTTCGGTGGCAGACCATCTCGGGTGTATCGCTGCGCTGGGTAGCCAACTCGTGGCGGGCAGTTGGGACAGCAAATTGCTCTACGTCTTCGATGTGAGCGACAAGGTCGCGGTGCGGGTCGTGCCGAATCCGTCCAGGACACGCTATCAGGATATGAAGTTCGTCGATGGTCACCTCGTCGCCGGGGGATCGTTGACGTGGTGGAGCGGCGCCGTCGACTGGATCGAATGGCCATCGATGAAGATCCGGCGAACGTCGCGGACCGGAGCGATCGGTCCGATCAGGCCCTTCGGCCGCGGTGGTCCCTACACCGGGGAGGGCATGGCGATGAAGGGACGCGACCTGTATGTTGTTCCCGAAGACGGTCCGAGCCGCCTCTTCCACTTTAGGCTAAACGACCAAGCTCATAAGCCCATCGACAGCTTCACCCTTGCGTCAGTACCGCCCCCATCAGCGGGACGACCGCATTGA
- a CDS encoding 2OG-Fe(II) oxygenase, whose protein sequence is MANLLLPGDQAPWFHAPALAGNPRYTFDTAAGRPILLLFAGRAGHPAITGALAVLAANRALFDDAQASFFGVTTDPGDVEQSVIAPELPGIRWFLDYDGAVSRKYGALDSDGSDLRYRPHWLVLDTTLRVAGRFSVDAGNEAIIALKALIDAPTEYPAAPVLIVPRILEPEMCRRLIDLYEANGGEDSGFMREENGITVARIDHNHKRRSDFHIEENELREQLSARLRRFLIPQIKRALQWEATRIERWLVACYDSDPKDGGGGGHFRAHRDNTTKGTAHRKFACTINLNAGEYDGGDLAFPEFGPQTYRAPTGGAVIFSCSLLHEARPVTRGKRYAFLPFLYDEEGARLREANMQYVAPEIAGYRADITVSEAAA, encoded by the coding sequence ATGGCCAATCTGTTACTTCCCGGTGATCAGGCGCCGTGGTTTCATGCGCCGGCGCTGGCCGGTAACCCGCGCTACACGTTCGATACTGCCGCCGGCCGACCGATCTTGCTGCTGTTTGCGGGCCGCGCGGGCCATCCGGCGATCACCGGCGCGCTCGCGGTGCTGGCCGCGAACCGCGCGTTGTTCGATGACGCGCAAGCCTCCTTTTTCGGTGTCACGACCGATCCCGGCGACGTTGAGCAGAGTGTCATCGCACCCGAGCTGCCGGGAATACGCTGGTTCCTCGATTATGACGGCGCCGTCTCGCGAAAATACGGCGCGTTGGATAGCGACGGCAGCGACTTGCGATACCGCCCGCACTGGCTGGTGCTCGATACGACGCTGCGGGTCGCTGGACGCTTCTCAGTCGATGCAGGCAACGAAGCCATCATAGCGCTGAAAGCGCTAATCGACGCGCCGACCGAATATCCTGCCGCCCCGGTTCTGATCGTGCCGCGCATTCTGGAACCCGAAATGTGCCGCCGCCTGATCGATCTCTACGAGGCGAATGGCGGCGAAGATTCGGGCTTCATGCGCGAGGAGAACGGGATCACCGTCGCCCGCATCGATCATAATCACAAACGCCGGTCGGATTTCCACATCGAGGAGAATGAGCTGCGCGAGCAGCTTAGCGCGCGGCTGCGGCGCTTTCTGATCCCGCAGATCAAGCGCGCGCTGCAATGGGAAGCGACTCGCATCGAACGCTGGCTGGTCGCCTGCTACGATAGCGACCCAAAGGATGGCGGGGGCGGCGGCCATTTCCGCGCGCACCGCGACAATACCACCAAGGGCACCGCGCACCGCAAGTTCGCCTGCACGATCAACCTCAACGCGGGCGAGTATGACGGCGGAGACCTAGCGTTTCCGGAGTTCGGCCCGCAGACCTATCGCGCGCCGACTGGCGGCGCGGTGATTTTCTCCTGCTCGCTGCTCCACGAGGCTCGGCCCGTTACCCGCGGCAAGCGCTATGCGTTCCTGCCATTCCTGTATGACGAGGAGGGAGCCCGGCTGCGCGAGGCGAACATGCAATATGTCGCACCCGAGATCGCCGGCTACCGCGCCGATATCACGGTGAGCGAGGCCGCCGCGTAA
- a CDS encoding DoxX family protein yields the protein MANESWGRRIARWVLMACYAVAGVGHLVLTDAMVRIVPPMVPFARAVVIVTGLCELAGVIALSTSRWRRAAGWALAAYALCVWPANMYHAVLDLSSGTGLPLAYHAPRLLLQPLIIWWALWASGAADRWLGRQAPPRQP from the coding sequence ATGGCAAACGAAAGCTGGGGCCGCCGGATTGCGCGGTGGGTGCTGATGGCTTGCTATGCCGTCGCCGGCGTCGGGCATTTGGTGTTAACCGATGCGATGGTGCGGATCGTGCCGCCGATGGTGCCGTTCGCGCGCGCGGTGGTGATCGTCACCGGGCTGTGCGAACTCGCTGGCGTGATCGCGCTTTCTACGTCGCGCTGGCGCCGCGCGGCGGGCTGGGCGTTAGCCGCCTACGCGCTGTGCGTCTGGCCGGCGAACATGTACCATGCCGTGCTGGACCTATCGAGCGGGACCGGCCTGCCGCTGGCGTATCACGCGCCGCGCTTGCTGTTGCAGCCGCTGATCATCTGGTGGGCGCTGTGGGCGAGCGGTGCGGCGGATCGCTGGCTGGGGCGTCAAGCCCCGCCGCGTCAGCCCTGA
- a CDS encoding cupin domain-containing protein has product MSEAAALIARLGLAPHPEGGHYRETVRLAPAEAGGRSPMTAILFLLDDGERSHWHRVDAAELWLWHDGSPLTLSIADGPAIANHRLGPETPQAMVPPDAWQAAIAESGWALVTCVVTPGFDFAGFELAPPGWSP; this is encoded by the coding sequence TTGAGCGAAGCGGCCGCCCTCATTGCAAGATTGGGATTGGCCCCCCATCCCGAGGGCGGCCACTACCGCGAGACGGTGCGGCTTGCGCCGGCCGAGGCAGGAGGACGATCGCCCATGACGGCGATCCTCTTCCTGCTCGACGACGGTGAGCGCTCACACTGGCATCGCGTCGATGCAGCGGAACTATGGCTGTGGCACGATGGCAGCCCGTTGACGCTGTCGATCGCGGACGGCCCGGCCATCGCTAATCACCGGCTCGGTCCGGAGACACCGCAAGCGATGGTTCCGCCAGATGCATGGCAAGCGGCGATAGCAGAGAGCGGCTGGGCGCTTGTCACCTGCGTCGTCACGCCCGGGTTCGACTTTGCCGGCTTCGAGTTGGCTCCGCCCGGCTGGTCGCCTTAG
- a CDS encoding aspartyl/asparaginyl beta-hydroxylase domain-containing protein translates to MTLSHAESDQLVRNGLDLLRRGDGASARLVFERLLAEAPDAPRPWFPLAQACRLTRDSEGEANALTALLREEPRHLAGLLFMAERKRLDGDDRAATSFYTAALNQAAAAGEVPASLHPLLHQAEAFKQQAATRFADHLGSAVGPSTSPRVAESLDLLLGRTQLYLQQPSMFYFAGLPQRAFFAREEFDWVAEIEAATPAIRAELEAADAQQSGFTPYVAGSSDRPMPNNPLLDDPAWSALYLWRGGQIVAENATRFPATLAALAALPIPRIAGRSPMALFSRLTPGTHIQPHHGLLNTRLICHLPIIAPDGCALRVGAETRSWREGELMIFDDSFEHEAWNRGTAVRTVLLFEIWRPEIGYHERADLTRLFEAIDAYGPALVDQG, encoded by the coding sequence ATGACCCTTTCGCATGCCGAATCCGATCAGCTTGTCCGGAACGGGCTCGACTTGCTCCGTCGCGGTGATGGCGCCTCCGCCCGACTGGTCTTCGAGCGATTGCTGGCGGAAGCGCCAGATGCGCCGCGGCCGTGGTTTCCGCTCGCCCAAGCGTGCCGGCTGACGCGGGACTCCGAAGGTGAAGCTAACGCGCTGACTGCGCTGCTGCGCGAGGAACCGCGCCACCTCGCAGGGCTCCTGTTCATGGCGGAGCGCAAACGGCTCGACGGCGACGATCGCGCCGCGACCAGCTTCTATACCGCCGCGCTGAACCAGGCGGCGGCAGCGGGCGAGGTGCCGGCATCGCTGCATCCGCTGCTGCACCAGGCCGAGGCATTCAAACAGCAGGCGGCGACGCGCTTTGCCGACCATCTGGGCAGCGCGGTCGGACCATCGACCTCGCCGCGCGTCGCCGAGTCGCTCGATCTGCTCCTCGGCCGCACGCAACTGTACCTCCAGCAGCCATCGATGTTCTATTTCGCGGGCTTGCCGCAGCGCGCCTTCTTTGCGCGCGAAGAGTTCGACTGGGTGGCCGAGATCGAAGCCGCCACCCCGGCAATCCGGGCCGAGCTGGAAGCCGCCGACGCCCAGCAGAGCGGCTTTACCCCCTATGTCGCGGGCAGTTCCGATCGCCCGATGCCCAACAATCCGTTGCTCGACGATCCCGCATGGAGCGCGCTGTATCTCTGGCGCGGCGGCCAGATCGTCGCCGAGAACGCCACGCGGTTCCCAGCCACGCTCGCCGCATTGGCCGCGCTGCCGATCCCGCGCATCGCCGGCCGCTCGCCGATGGCGCTATTTTCGCGCCTCACGCCGGGTACGCACATCCAGCCCCACCACGGCCTGCTCAACACGCGGCTGATCTGTCATTTGCCGATCATCGCACCCGACGGCTGCGCACTGCGCGTCGGTGCCGAAACGCGGTCTTGGCGCGAAGGCGAGCTGATGATCTTCGACGACTCGTTCGAACACGAGGCGTGGAACCGCGGCACCGCCGTGCGCACCGTTCTGCTATTCGAAATCTGGCGGCCAGAGATCGGTTACCACGAACGCGCCGATCTCACCCGCTTGTTCGAGGCGATCGACGCCTATGGCCCGGCACTGGTCGATCAGGGCTGA
- a CDS encoding ATP-dependent helicase, with translation MTDSQLADPPYLRGLNPPQREAVLTTDGPVLVLAGAGTGKTAALTARLAHLLYTRKAYPSEILSVTFTNKAAREMRERVGRLVGDAVEGMPWLGTFHAIGAKMLRRHAELVGLQSNFTILDTDDQLRLLKQLIAAADIDEKRFPARSLAGLIDEWKNKGLIPREIDAGESERYANGRGGELYEQYQARLRAVNACDFGDLLLHVLTILKTDRDVLAQYQQRFRYVMVDEYQDTNSVQYLWLRLIAQERRNLCCVGDDDQSIYSWRGAQVENILKFEKDFPGAKVIRLEQNYRSTPHILGAAGGVIAQNTGRLGKTLWTELDAGEKVRVIGVWDGPEEARRVGDEIEATQRNGKSLDDVAILVRAQHQTREFEDRFIAIGMPYRIVGGFRFYERQEIRDALAYLRVVNQPADDLAFERIVNTPKRGLGDKAVAKVHQLARAEGLPLMAAAVRILDTDELTPQARRALGNLVGDIARWRQMASELPHPELARQLLDESGYTAMWQAEKSVEAAGRLENLSELVRAMEEYESLGAFLEHVSLVMDNEGTREDPKVTIMTIHAAKGLEYDTVFLVGWEEGLFPSQRALDEGGTRSLEEERRLAYVAITRARRLAVIIHAANRRIYGQWTSSIPSRFVGELPAAHIDAETTMSGGESLWRANWSERADPFADVARGTGRGPGWQRAAGTLDAKPGGEWQSRTFTREPTRIVESRSPSVGLGAKGRDDLSVGMRVFHQKFGYGAIEEIEGNKLDIEFEKAGRKRVMDSFVTLP, from the coding sequence GTGACCGATAGCCAGCTTGCCGATCCGCCGTACTTGAGGGGCCTCAATCCGCCGCAGCGCGAGGCGGTGCTGACGACCGACGGTCCCGTGCTTGTCCTCGCCGGCGCCGGAACCGGCAAGACCGCCGCGCTCACCGCACGGCTCGCGCATCTGCTGTACACCCGCAAGGCGTATCCCAGCGAGATCCTGTCGGTCACCTTCACAAACAAGGCCGCGCGCGAGATGCGCGAACGCGTCGGGCGTTTGGTCGGCGATGCGGTGGAAGGAATGCCGTGGCTCGGCACGTTCCACGCAATCGGCGCCAAGATGCTCCGTCGCCATGCCGAGCTGGTCGGGCTGCAAAGCAACTTCACGATTCTCGATACCGACGATCAGTTGCGCCTGCTCAAGCAGCTGATCGCCGCCGCCGACATCGACGAGAAGCGCTTCCCTGCGCGCAGCCTCGCGGGGCTGATTGATGAGTGGAAGAACAAGGGGCTGATCCCGCGCGAGATCGATGCCGGCGAAAGCGAACGCTACGCCAATGGCCGCGGCGGCGAGTTGTACGAACAATACCAGGCTCGCCTGCGTGCAGTGAACGCATGTGATTTCGGTGACTTGCTGCTTCATGTTCTCACGATCCTGAAGACCGATCGCGACGTGCTGGCGCAGTATCAGCAGCGCTTCCGCTACGTGATGGTCGACGAATATCAGGACACCAATTCGGTCCAGTACCTTTGGCTGCGATTGATCGCGCAGGAGCGGCGCAACTTGTGCTGCGTCGGTGACGACGATCAGTCGATCTATTCGTGGCGCGGCGCGCAGGTCGAGAATATCCTTAAGTTCGAGAAGGATTTCCCCGGCGCCAAGGTGATCCGGCTCGAACAGAATTACCGCTCGACCCCGCACATCCTGGGCGCGGCCGGCGGCGTGATCGCGCAGAACACCGGCCGGCTCGGAAAGACGCTGTGGACCGAGCTCGACGCCGGCGAGAAGGTCCGTGTGATCGGCGTGTGGGATGGGCCCGAGGAGGCCCGCCGCGTCGGCGACGAGATCGAGGCCACCCAGCGCAACGGCAAGAGTCTCGACGACGTCGCAATCCTCGTGCGTGCGCAGCACCAGACGCGCGAGTTCGAGGACCGCTTCATCGCGATCGGCATGCCGTATCGCATCGTCGGCGGTTTCCGCTTCTACGAGCGCCAGGAAATCCGCGACGCGCTCGCGTATCTGCGCGTCGTCAACCAGCCCGCCGACGATCTCGCCTTCGAACGCATCGTCAACACGCCCAAGCGAGGGCTCGGCGACAAGGCGGTTGCCAAGGTTCACCAGCTTGCGCGCGCGGAAGGACTGCCGCTGATGGCCGCCGCCGTGCGCATCCTCGACACCGACGAGCTGACGCCGCAGGCGCGCCGCGCGCTCGGCAACCTCGTCGGTGACATCGCGCGCTGGCGGCAGATGGCGAGCGAGTTGCCACACCCCGAGCTTGCCCGGCAATTGCTCGACGAGAGCGGCTATACTGCCATGTGGCAGGCCGAGAAATCGGTCGAGGCGGCTGGCCGGCTCGAGAACCTCAGCGAACTTGTCCGCGCGATGGAGGAATATGAAAGCCTCGGCGCATTCCTCGAACACGTCAGCCTCGTGATGGACAATGAGGGGACACGCGAGGATCCCAAGGTCACGATCATGACGATCCACGCCGCCAAGGGGCTGGAGTACGACACGGTGTTCCTGGTCGGGTGGGAGGAAGGGTTGTTCCCCTCGCAGCGTGCGCTCGACGAAGGCGGCACGCGCAGCCTCGAGGAAGAACGCCGCCTCGCGTACGTCGCGATCACGCGCGCGCGGCGGCTTGCGGTGATCATCCATGCCGCCAATCGTCGCATCTACGGCCAGTGGACATCGTCGATCCCGTCGCGCTTCGTCGGCGAACTGCCCGCGGCGCATATCGACGCCGAGACGACCATGTCCGGCGGCGAGAGCCTGTGGCGTGCCAATTGGTCCGAGCGCGCCGATCCGTTCGCCGATGTCGCGCGTGGGACCGGGCGTGGGCCTGGCTGGCAACGCGCGGCCGGCACGCTCGATGCGAAGCCGGGCGGCGAATGGCAGTCGCGTACCTTCACGCGCGAGCCAACCCGCATCGTCGAAAGCCGCTCGCCCTCGGTCGGCCTCGGCGCCAAAGGGCGCGATGATCTGTCGGTTGGGATGCGCGTGTTCCACCAGAAGTTCGGCTATGGTGCGATCGAGGAGATCGAGGGCAACAAGCTCGACATCGAGTTCGAAAAGGCCGGCCGCAAGCGCGTGATGGACAGTTTCGTCACGCTGCCGTGA
- the rsmD gene encoding 16S rRNA (guanine(966)-N(2))-methyltransferase RsmD, which yields MRVIAGQWRGRPLVAPKGEATRPTADRTREALFSMLASRVGSFDGLAVADLFAGSGALGIEALSRGAATCLFVEHDRPALDALRANVATLGATGAEVRAASVLALGPARAPLDVILMDPPYGTGAGAVALDKLARLGWVSPATWISIETAKNEDIEVDGFEVETVRVHGKAKLTILRQAAP from the coding sequence ATGCGCGTCATCGCTGGCCAATGGCGCGGCCGCCCGCTCGTCGCCCCCAAGGGTGAGGCGACTCGGCCAACCGCCGACCGCACGCGCGAGGCGCTTTTCTCGATGCTTGCCAGCCGCGTCGGCAGCTTCGACGGACTGGCCGTCGCAGATCTGTTCGCCGGATCCGGCGCGCTCGGAATCGAGGCGCTGTCGCGCGGCGCGGCGACATGTTTGTTCGTCGAACACGATCGCCCCGCGCTCGACGCGTTGCGCGCGAATGTCGCGACGCTTGGCGCCACGGGGGCCGAGGTCCGCGCCGCCAGCGTCCTCGCGCTCGGCCCGGCCCGCGCGCCACTGGACGTGATCCTGATGGACCCGCCTTACGGCACCGGCGCGGGTGCGGTGGCGCTCGACAAGCTGGCGCGACTCGGCTGGGTGTCGCCAGCGACGTGGATCAGCATCGAAACGGCGAAAAACGAGGATATCGAGGTCGACGGTTTCGAGGTGGAAACTGTGCGCGTCCACGGAAAGGCGAAGCTGACGATCCTGCGGCAAGCCGCGCCTTAA
- a CDS encoding GFA family protein has translation MTTKGHCHCGAIGWSAEGPPEHHALCHCEDCRRWSGAPVVGWIAWKDDQVTVSGSPVTYQSSEQGTREFCGKCGTGLFYRSPQFLPGIVDIHSGTLDHPESLPPGAQIMVKDRLSWTGGMADLPEFNTYPGMD, from the coding sequence ATGACCACGAAGGGGCATTGTCATTGCGGCGCGATCGGTTGGTCGGCGGAGGGGCCGCCGGAGCATCACGCATTGTGCCATTGCGAGGATTGCCGCCGGTGGTCGGGCGCGCCTGTGGTCGGCTGGATCGCTTGGAAGGACGATCAGGTGACGGTGAGCGGGTCGCCGGTCACCTATCAGTCGTCGGAACAGGGCACGCGCGAGTTCTGCGGCAAATGCGGCACGGGGCTGTTTTATCGCAGTCCCCAGTTCCTGCCGGGGATCGTCGACATTCATTCCGGCACGCTCGATCATCCCGAGAGCCTGCCGCCTGGCGCGCAGATCATGGTTAAGGATCGGCTGTCGTGGACTGGCGGGATGGCCGACCTGCCCGAGTTCAACACCTATCCCGGGATGGATTGA
- a CDS encoding glycine zipper 2TM domain-containing protein has protein sequence MLTRSIGMALVAAGAAAGVAIASPASAQSSADDARFRAAQDRFEREMQIFRTEFDRYQSVRRVPNAGYRDPRWDDGRTGPPPVSRYNDNDDQWRDEGDYDPTRYYRSGGQYQERALAPTDRVYSGSDGRYYCRRSDGTTGLIVGGVAGGLLGNVIDGGRSRIVGTLLGGAAGALAGRSVDQNSQVRCR, from the coding sequence ATGCTTACCCGTAGCATCGGCATGGCCCTTGTCGCGGCCGGCGCCGCGGCCGGCGTCGCGATCGCCAGCCCCGCCTCCGCCCAGTCCAGTGCAGACGACGCACGTTTCCGCGCCGCACAGGATCGCTTCGAACGCGAGATGCAGATCTTCCGAACCGAATTCGATCGTTACCAGTCGGTACGCCGCGTGCCCAACGCCGGCTATCGCGATCCGCGCTGGGACGACGGACGCACCGGCCCGCCACCCGTCTCGCGCTATAACGATAACGATGATCAGTGGCGTGACGAGGGTGATTACGATCCCACACGCTATTATCGCTCGGGCGGCCAATATCAGGAGCGTGCGCTCGCGCCGACCGATCGCGTCTATTCGGGCTCGGACGGCCGCTATTACTGCCGTCGGTCGGACGGTACGACTGGGCTGATCGTTGGCGGGGTCGCCGGCGGCCTGCTCGGTAACGTGATCGACGGTGGACGAAGCCGGATCGTCGGCACGCTGCTCGGCGGCGCGGCGGGCGCGCTGGCCGGGCGCTCGGTCGATCAGAACAGCCAGGTTCGCTGCCGTTGA
- a CDS encoding pseudouridine synthase — protein sequence MPSSSRAGPPSPPPFPTPSTDPTHRIAKLLARAGIASRREIERMIVEGRVALNSAPIDTPATLLTSLDGVTVDGAPVAAAEAARLFLFHKPAGLLTTERDPAGRPTIYDRLPKGLPRLMPVGRLDLATEGLLLMTTDGGLKRQLELPATGVERAYRARAYGRVSQPQLEELIEGVEIEGVRYGSIDANIERRTGTNVWIEMILKEGKNREVRRVLEHLGLQVSRLIRTRYGPFLLGDLKPGQIGEVRRHDVDSFRADPTRRELPQPARRRAIEPVAPPIDAIQKPIAAPKRPDRSGRPERIEPAQRPNRTERTERPSRPARAAAKNEPRRRADGSVATRASTGRTDRSRTFRETRSDAEPAARSDRTAKPRAAAPRSDTPRSAAPRSSPAPRTADARPSGPRSAGPRSTAPRAGGSGPGAPRPTGPRSGPGKPRPNRPRSDR from the coding sequence ATGCCGAGTTCTTCCCGCGCCGGACCGCCGTCGCCCCCGCCCTTTCCTACCCCGTCGACCGACCCGACCCATCGGATCGCCAAGCTGCTCGCCCGCGCCGGGATCGCGTCGCGTCGCGAGATCGAGCGGATGATCGTTGAGGGGCGCGTGGCGCTCAACAGCGCACCGATCGATACGCCGGCGACGCTGCTTACCTCGCTCGACGGCGTGACCGTCGATGGCGCGCCCGTCGCCGCAGCGGAGGCGGCGCGGCTGTTCCTGTTCCACAAGCCGGCGGGACTGCTGACCACCGAGCGCGATCCGGCGGGGCGCCCGACGATCTACGACCGGTTGCCCAAAGGCCTGCCGCGGCTGATGCCTGTTGGGCGGCTTGATCTCGCCACCGAAGGCCTGTTGCTGATGACCACCGACGGTGGGCTCAAGCGCCAGCTCGAACTGCCCGCGACCGGCGTAGAGCGCGCCTATCGCGCCCGCGCCTATGGCCGGGTAAGCCAGCCGCAGCTCGAGGAGTTGATCGAGGGGGTCGAGATCGAGGGCGTCCGCTATGGATCGATCGACGCGAACATCGAACGTCGCACGGGCACCAATGTCTGGATCGAGATGATCCTGAAGGAAGGCAAGAACCGAGAGGTGCGGCGCGTGCTTGAACATCTCGGGTTGCAGGTAAGCCGATTGATCCGAACACGTTACGGTCCATTCCTGCTCGGCGACCTAAAGCCTGGACAGATCGGCGAAGTGCGGCGACATGACGTCGACAGCTTCCGCGCCGATCCCACGCGGCGCGAACTGCCGCAGCCGGCGAGGCGCCGTGCGATTGAGCCAGTGGCCCCACCGATCGACGCGATCCAGAAGCCGATCGCGGCTCCGAAGCGACCCGACCGCTCGGGACGTCCCGAGCGGATCGAGCCGGCCCAGCGGCCAAACCGTACGGAGCGAACAGAGCGGCCGTCTCGACCCGCTCGTGCGGCGGCGAAGAACGAGCCGCGACGCCGCGCCGATGGCTCGGTCGCGACCCGCGCCAGCACGGGCCGCACCGATCGGTCGCGCACGTTCCGCGAGACCCGCAGCGATGCGGAACCTGCCGCTCGATCCGACCGCACTGCCAAGCCGCGCGCGGCCGCGCCCCGCTCGGACACGCCACGCTCGGCGGCACCGCGCTCCTCGCCGGCCCCCCGTACGGCCGATGCGCGGCCGTCAGGCCCGCGTTCAGCCGGCCCGCGTTCAACCGCGCCGCGTGCCGGCGGGTCTGGCCCTGGAGCCCCGCGACCAACCGGGCCCCGGTCCGGGCCGGGCAAGCCACGGCCCAACCGGCCGAGGAGTGATCGCTGA